gattagaagtaggaatttgatgaattatgaatgagattagaaggatatgcatgaactagttgtacactatgcttagaAGGTAGTACACACATCAAAAGCATGATAAAATTAGAGATAATTGAGTTTAGATCACTAGTAAGTGATTAACAAtgtagttatgaagtgggttttagatgatgtaatgtaaattgatgatttacttatgttaatAATGTTTGGAATCATACATGTGTGTGAATGTTTAAAGAAATCGGATAAGAAACGATAGATTAGCATGTTATAAGGTTGAATGGTAAATTCCATGTAAGATCCGTGTAATGAAAAGGTTGTGATGAATGATGAATAAGCTAACTATCTTGAGAATGATATATGATAGTTGATGCTTGATAAGCGATATGGAAGCTTggaaaagaagcgggtcaaacgggacTAATGCGCACGGGAAGCatattcggatgcaaggtaagtaaagcttactcCCCTTTTTGTAGAATATCTATTCAATGTATAGATTACAGACATGGTAAGTAAATATgtgaattatgatgttccgacaagTTTTGATATGGGTCGGAACATGTGGTTATGCTAAGAAACTAAGTTTGAAGGtcaaaagggtaaaaagggtatTATGGTGATTTTGGTTACGGGTTAACGAAGGAATAAGTTTTATGGATGGGATAATGACTAACTAAAGACCCACAAGGATAAAATGGACATTTAGACTTAACGGATCGAATGGTGAAGACATTACCATTTGACAATGTCGACTAATGATTTTATTGTCAAGTACTATGAATTCACAGGGTGAATAGCGAAAGGATTTGCGTTGTTATTAACTAGCAACTTAGTGGACaaagtattaaaacgggtcatagccttgatccgagccaggtatatGCGATTAGCGTTGTAGTTAAGTCATGCGATTAGTCAAATGTTTAAGGAAGTCCTTTGTAGTAAAGAATGGAACTaagttgacaaaaatgcccttgatgggtaaatcaGGCAAACGGTCTTAAAAGTAGATTAGAAACAAGCAACTTGATTAAGTGAATGTTTTGGAAAAGTAGGAAAGTGAGAAGTATGATTTTCGTAAGCCAAGGACCTTAAAATGCGCAAATAcctttaacgggtcaaaataaggtTTTGAGCAAAAATGGGTTAAGAAGATGTAAGAAATCAGGAAATTGAACCTTATGTGTTAAGCGACTTTGAAATTATAAGGTTTGCATAAAATTAaggtcaaacaaacatgttttgttgataaatgcatgaacgggtcaaaatacagtaaaagggtaataagccgaaggcttaaaagtcttaaatttcggtagtccaaatattggatttttactctatgtgatggagaattaaattatggtcgcgtaggaaaaagaatcgggtaaaacggatcaaaaacgagaaagttatgctcgtttccgtgaaatcgagTCGTGCTGGGAATCATACAGCACCAGCTGCAACAATCTGATGAAATCAGGCCGTGGCGTAGCGCGACGGGGAAGGCCCCAGGCCGTAGCACTACGCGAGCGAGTGTCAGTTTCGCGAAAATCGTTTATTTTAACCGTTGATGCATTGCGAACCCGTCTGGACTGTTTTTAAACGCGTATAAGCTAAGAATGACTAATTTATTCCTTGTTTTAGGAAATGTAGATatgtatgaaggtatgtatgaatgtaagcggtatgtatgaatgaatgtatgtgtgtatgtatgcaaGTAGGTATATATGAGCGTATGCACGTACGTAGACATGTGTGaagatatgtatgtatgtatgtatgtatgtatgtatgtatgtatgtatgtatgtatgtatgtatgtatgtatgtatgtatgtatgtatgtatgtatgtatgtatgtatgtatgtatgtatgtatgtatgtatgtatgtatgtatgtatgtatgtatgtatgtatgtatgtatgtatgtatgtatgtatgtatgtatgtatgtatgtatgtatgtatgtatgtatgtatgtatgtatgtatgtatgtatgtatgtatgtatgtatgtatgtatgtatgtatgtatgtatgtatgtatgtatgtatgtatgtatgtatgtatgtatgtatgtatgtatgtatgtatgtatgtatgtatgtatgtatgtatgtatgtatgtatgtatgtatgtatgtatgtatgtatgtatgtatgtatgtatgtatgtatgtatgtatgtatgtatgtatgtatgtatgtatgtatgtatgtatgtatgtatgtatgtatgtatgtatgtatgtatgtatgtatgtatgtatgtatgtatgtatgtatgtatgtatgtatgtatgtatgtatgtaggtgtgtatgtaggtagtatgtgtgtatatatatatatatccaagtgagtatgtacgaatgtatgcacgtatgtaggtttgtgtgaaggcatgtaataggtatgtatgtagtcatgtatgtatgtatgtatgtatgtatgtatgtatgtatgtatgtatgtatgtatgtatgtatgtatgtatgtatgtatgtatgtatgtatgtatgtatgtatgtatgtatgtatgtatgtatgtatgtatgtatgtatgtatgtatgtatgtatgtatgtatgtatgtatgtatgtatgtatgtatgtatgtatgtatgtatgtatgtatgtatgtatgtatgtatgtatgtatgtatgtatgtatgtatgtatgtatgtatggatgtatgcacgtatgtaggcacGTATGTAGGCACGTATGTACGCACGTATGTATGTAAGTAGCTTTGTGTGAACGGGTGcatatatgtaagtatgtatgaaagtatatacgcatgtattcaatgaaattgagtattgacgatgaTAATAgcgtgccttgtgaacgaagtgtaacgcaggtacaacgagaaagtctcaccacggattgTATAATCAGATGGAAAGCTGGAATGTAAAGAGATGATGAAATGAAAAGTCAGCAAGGAGGAATCTTATTTATGTTTATAATGTGTGCTAacgttatgaatgtatgtggtgagcgTAGGTTGATCGGGTCacggaggatcatcaaggaatagagatcgaggaccgagtcacaagatagattgtacgggaacgtcgATGTATGTAATATAGTAAACAGAAGtcatgtttttacttagtaaatgaGTTGATTGATAattttatgtgaaagagttatgttacaATGAAATTTTAAAGTAAGTCAAGGTActtataaggaaagaaattttatggcatgaACTTCCGCTCCGACTTTTTGTCTAATACGAACTAGGGTCTTAcaggcggtagtcctggcaattcttctggaaagacatctgaaaactgaaaCACTACTGGAATGTATTTTAATTCTTTTcttttagtgttagtgattatagaaatcaaatacactatacatccttttcttatataacttgcagttttcatcacagagatgaatttagtggatctagatagtttatctcctttaatggtgatcttttcaccccttggtgaatttacttgaattgacttttgatcacataaaatactggctttattggctattaaccaatccattcctaatacaacatcgaatcctgccagattcattgggtaaaggtttgtaataaacttttgattaaaaatttctattcttgctccctgcaagatttcagaaatcctaacggtttttCCATTTacggtttccactagacattcttgtggtagtttagttaatgattgatttagaagtttgcaaaacgaagtattattaaaactttggtttgcaccagagtcaaataatactttagcaaatatatcattaactaaaaacgtaccagctatgacgtccagaatcatcttggcttcatctgcagttagaacaaatgctctagcatttttagtgttcttgttgtttgcagctggagccaatttcagACAGTTTAGCTTGATATGActtttttctccacagttgaagcacaatccattactggatttcctcttgcaatcttcttccttatgtcctggtgCCTTGCAATAATTGCAGtgagtggagcattttccagaatgcttttTCTTGCAAATCCTTCaatatggtgcagaggtagaacctacattcctacggttggaattctcaaaacggaattcttgggtaagcctttgggttaggtttctcctctgatcttcttctctagttcgcaccagttcatcagtcaaggtattggctagttctacagctttttctatggtttggggtctagctgcctttactacatgcctaatctctcctattaatccccagatataacgggagataaatatcggttcaggtgatgcaagggttggtactatcctggcatattcaaagaatgtggtagtataacccttactatctaccccggtcattctaaggtttagaaacttatttgctatctgctctttttcattgggagggcagaacttcctttctaccatattcttaaactcctcccattccatgctataaactctatcatttcctcttgattggaggatagtgttccaagattctagggctgaattcttaaacagattcgaagcaaacattattttatcttcttcagcacatttgcttattttcagaaccgCCTCCGTTTTCTCTATCCAGcatagagctgcaatgggtccttcattgcccgagaattctattggtttgcaggaccataattctttataagaacaaccatatggattggttcttcttcttttaggaatgggcgcttgaagtatgggtccattgttcacgctgtgttcaggttcagttggtcgcttactgttatgcttacttttattttcagcttccttaacagtttggataataaatggcattgcatctatgattccttgtgccactatatgttggatagcactattatccacttggcttccattattgttgttcggattatcattaaccatgttaatgttactctggttatcgttattcagattatcttgatttccttcgtcggccatctgaatttttaaacatttaccacatattaatatcacaaataatatttgaacatAGTCAATCACATGTCACACACTTTTAGTGAAAAGCATCGAGCATTAcgacttttactctttcttatagtatgcatctattacacatcAGTACTGGAATTAAAATTACAATATCGACtaaaatgtaaagctacaatactagtaatatgcatccgtagttttttttttttctaacacatatacacatattttattattatattatattatattatattatattatattatattatattatattatattatattatattatattatattatattatattatattatattatattatattatattatattatattatattatattatattatattatattatattatattatattatattatattatattatattatattatattatattatattattactactaccgtttccaccatcacattcatggatatggattcatccaaaaattcGTAttgcgctcatcgtatttccatacgagatgctctcccacctgtctcattctctcactgctttctaaaatttcctcaccgaaagtcctaagttcttgtacgttttctgcactcattgggggtgcaggttctaggattgGGTTTGAAAtatggggtgcgggttcctggtatggggcctggtatgggtaaggattttctaagatctgcctaatgtatgcatcattatcgtaatagggatcttaaggatctaaccctgggtaggctcctaggttgggcataggcacattttcctgtatcgggtagcgttgcacatagtccctaacatcatcccaccaggggtcataattgtttgggtctaggggatttggtgcagataccctaggtatctccttcaggttgaaatcatgcatttctatttggtttgcagggttttctacttccatgggttgatcaggaattggtggttgtggttggggtgctagcatttgttccaggtttgggttagctgcagtggttgctaagatattgATATTAgttatacccctattaagcatatcctaggcatatgcatcggtttctcttttggctgcggctaacactcgttgttcctgtaactttttcatagttttctacgctcgtgtgctcccctactgaaccatcccctctttttctgaggaaatggctcttcagactgagccttaaacacaaatattccttcttccgtatcagcagagtacctcGAGAGGgtaggctgagaagaggaggtgccttcgcttctaggcgaaccagacaattgacgatacgcgtcaaatggtccttggtcgctcatactgtaaactaacagatagtcagataacacataacaagaaaatacaattatgcacgtatttccgtaatttatttcctaacactttgaattttgatgtcagcagaacacttcagtggctgaatcagtggcatagctctgataccaccttctgttgcagcccccgatcccaaattcccgggaacgggcggccgtgagccagttctGGTGGTATCTGGTTATTATCAAATTTGGCaacggaaattttcatcaggatcgtagttaggaaatattttatcagagtaaaccaccacattttataacattaaacacatgggtaaaacccaagttttcagtatacacgcttttataggaataaatcctattttatttaacaaaacatctACTTTATTCTTAGGTAAATTTATTGCCactttttccaagccttcagtgctgtccagctggcttctatttagctttcacattttgttacctgaaacgcgttttaaaaacattttgtcagtgggaaatactggtgagtgaatcccagtttaatcaagtttaagtaaaaagtcacagtgtatagtattgagggcacatccgcaattacatttgtttcctagatataacaattaacatcagtggtactgtcatactcagcttgtggaaatgttactccttgaccaagtggtaacaaattttgtatacaaaaccccaacatacccactataattgtattcttacaaatactcaataactgttattcgcatggaaaaagtatttagggttttgtaaaaacaataaaaggttttcaaaaagtggatcaactcacattgctgtcttagggttttcagtaaggatttcctgggagtaatctataatttacacaaatgcacgtgcgttagtataataactcaatttaacattagtaatactctccccgagacggcattccaacgactacgtcgggcagaaccacgacagccattacggaaccctagatcaatcgggcgaAGTATCTAAttcgtctccaggggttataatacttacatcgtagtagaacctcgctatttaggggcgTATTTTACCCGGGTATTATgcctactacaagaaaattgagagaaagaaagattTCTGAACGATTCTCGACTGAAAtccgatggcctctatttatagggcctgatttcagcttttacgcggcccgcgtaagtgtaGACAAGGGTCTACGCAGCCCGCGTTAGACATGGTCAACAttgtagcttagctgggtcagcgACTAGAcctgccgggtgttgggccacgtggccgcaccgggctgcgccacctttTAAGTTAACGTGGCCCGCGTAAGGGTTAAGGGTcctctacgcggcccgcctaaaccccaaaattgatttttaattaatttttaataatatttaatgtATTCGGGGTCTgttttcgcgtatggggtgtatttgaagacatattgggacattttaaatatttttagggtgtctgAAAAATTACGGGGGTGTCGGTTTTCTTGAGGATTGTTACAGGTTTGGTTCGAGTTTGTTAAATGTTGCATGAAAAACACCTAACATGCCACTGTGTGCTACTGTATGTATGTTCAGTCTTGTATGATGAAATCTATAAACGATAATCATAAAGGACCCTGATGTTTGGACACTAAGGGATTGCAAATCCTATTTAAACCCTATTttaacgtaaacacttacattgaggttatgtgcaatgtaccttaggtcgcgtgtaacggacctaaccattaattaacgcTAGAAGCACAttatcaaaccgagcaaaccaaggttagttcactgctcttttcccaagcatgcatcccgggaagggatatcgggtaacgttttCATGGAAGAATGCCAGGTTAACGGGATGTTTtttattactcagtttctatcatataagaccccttacatctaccgatagttgtcgggaaggcaacgaggtatttagttgatagcgctattaggtttggcaccctcacaccgggccggaatggacgggcgtgaactatttaccttgaccacttgaccaatgctttgatagaggcattggggtttgggcaaacacatctagtAGCCACATACGGTCGTTAGATACTCGATaaggacttgctatctgggaagtgctggagtggttgtgggtCGAGCCTCTTAGATATTTGTTACGTTGACTCTAAACTCATGTTTTGGAAACAATTGAATTACATTTTatgttatgcttccgctgaatacttaaTTTGGTTTAACTTAtggtttggatttatatttgaaatgaatggaatgttttattaatttatgagttcaatgtgattggtggcttggatcctggtacgtcgcACGTCTCGctggggtttccgcatgtggtattttgggggtgtgacaggagtGGTTAGATAATTTGAACATGTAAATTTCCAAATCATCAAATCAAACAGTGCAACGTCATTTTACCTATTTTGTTTACTTATTGCTAAAAAATGTTGACGGTGGTTAGACATTTGGAataggtaaactatttttttacttttttaagctagtatatttaatatttaaacaTGTATTTTAACATAATAAATGTAGAATAAATTAAAAATAACATTACATTAAATTATAATCAACTAAAATTACCAtaaattgaaaaaaataaaattacattaaattaaaataaattaaactaGTCTTCGTTCGAATCAACCAACAGGAGAGGTAAATCTTGACTTGCGAGATGATTCATaagatcgtgttttagtctctAATGTGTGTCTTCATCCATCAGCTCGTCCAACACCGTATCGTCTAGAGCGGGCTCGACCAGAGGATCCCAAATTTGTACCGGTGCTATCGCGTTTCCGTCGTCTTTtaaaatcatgttgtgtaaaataatacATGTGTACACAACATTCCTAATTTTTCTAACGCTACTTGCTCGCATTGGCCGACTCAATACACCCCATTTCgactttaaaacaccaaaagcaTGTTCGACGTCTTTTCTTGCAGCCccgtgttgcctcttgaacttctTTTCGTCTACTTCGTGAGGGCATGGGATCgatttcacaaacacggaccatgTTGGGTAGATTCCATCCACGAGCAAATAACCACGTTTGTATAAATGGTTATTAACGTAAAATGGACATTTAGGAACGGTTCTATTTTGTTTCGTTaaaaataacggagattgttgtaGTACATTGATATCGTTTTGTGAACCTGGTGGACCGCAAAAAGCATGCCAAAGCCATAAATCTTGAGATGCAACCACTTCGAGTATAACAGTCGGGTATCAGTGATCTCCTCACATATACTGTCCTCGATACTTTGTGGGACACATTCGCCAAACGGAATGGGTGCAATCAAAGCTACCAAACATACCTGGAAGGTGATATTTTTCCTCATTAGCTTCGTATAAAAGTGTCATGTTGTGGCTTGTCGGTCTACGTAAGAACTCCAGAGCCTATATTTTGCAAACCGTGTTGCAAAAATATTCTAGGCACTCACGGGAAGTTCTTTCGGCCATATGCAAGTACTCGTTGTTCTCGTCTGGAGTGCTACCAGTTGCGAGTTGTTTAATAGCCGATGTAACCTTTTGCAACGATGTAAAGCCCTTCCTACCATGCGCATCGAAGGCCTCTTGAAACCACGAGTCGTTCGCTTCCACGTCGCTCACAATTTTTTGAAACAAACATTTCGACATGCGGAACCTATGCCGAAAAATATCTCCGTTGTATTTCGGGTCTTCGACAAAATAATCcgccatgagtgtctcatgccCCACCTCACGTTGACGTTCAATATATCTCCTTCGGTTAGATGTGTCCGTGTCTTGAAGTTTGCCTTCttcgatgagattttgaaaaaaaaagaattcTACTATCGGATGATTCGTCGCTACTATCGGGTGGAAAAAACAACGGGAGTTCATCCGCCATTTTTGTTTTGGAATGATTGGGTAAAAGTTTGGTATTTTTTtgttgggttattggattttatcacccccaactatcggcctttggccgttgccacccACAACCAACACTTTGACACCCGGCACCCCCAACTTGACTTTTTATTTGCATTGGCACCACCCAGTTAAATCTGCTCTAACTTTGTTAGTTTTTTGTCCGACGTGGCACAATTTTGCTGATGAGTACATGATTACGTGGCTCGTGATGTATTATATCCCTTCTCTCCTTTTATAACACAGAAATCCCACAAAGGTATAACCAACCTTTTCTTCTCAATATCACGATTCTTGATTCAATTAACCATCAACGAATTCTGTTTCAGGATTAAGTTCCTATTGTTTAAAGTTTGAATCGAAGGGAAATGCTAAACAAGAACGAATATGACCACTTCATGAATTCCGGTCAATCTTCAGGGGATGCCGCAACACATGAATATGAACTTGAGTTGATCTCTGATTCGTCAACCATGATTGAACCCATTAAATCTCCTCCTTCGCCGCAACAACCTACGCCCTTGAAGTCAAATGACAAATTAGGGCTTTCGGAGCGTGCTTTATCCGCTGCTGGCGCCGCCGTCCTCTCCGCCGATATCGTTAAGCCTCTTGATGTCGTCAAGGTATGCAACTTTAGGGCTTATGTTTTGCTTCTAATGTTTTTATTTCGATAAAATCCAAACCGACGTCGTTTCGGTTTTGTCAAAACCTTAGCTTTGATATACCGCTACTGCCTCCTGTATCATCAATCATCTACTTGGAAACATTATATTGCCGGAGATTGATATGTTAAATGGTTTGATAACATCATCGACGGCTAATTTACCGCCAAAGTTTAATATATCTAGCAGCATTTCGCCGTTTCGGTTGCATCACACTGGCAGGATCATGGAGAGTTTAAACGTGGAGCAGTAGCATTGGATGGTTACGGAAATACGACGTCGGTTGAGTATTCCGATTTGCCAGAGAAGATGACTGATGGTGGAGTTGGTACAATGGAATAATTGTATGGATCAAGCATTGTTCGATTTAACTTGAACTTTTGATTAGTCATTGTTGTGGTGGTCGTGGCAGGAGGTTGTGATGGTAGGAGGCAGGTCATGGTGGTAAGATGCAAGTCCAGGTGGTGGTAGGAGGTGGTaggggtgatggtggtggtggtttttaGGGTGAGGAGAGAGGAAGGGTGGAGCTTGGGGTTTTTTTTAATCAGATTTGAAAAGGAAAACAAgtttttaagaaatatatatatatataatattttacaCCTCAGCGTGACATGTCATCAAAAACCAGCCACATCATCAAAAAATGGCCACATAGGAtaaaaaatctaactgagttagTACTCAGTTAACGATGTGGTGCCATCACAAACGAAATGTCAAGTTGGAGGTGCCGGAcgtcaaagtgttagttgggggtgattaaatccaataacccttttttgtttggtttgggtATGAATTTGAGTGTGTTTGGGTATGAATTATGTTTGGTATTTAtagttaaatttaaaaaaaaaaaatttgttttgaaTGGCTATATAGCCGTTGAATGTCTCCAACGGTCACATCTTTAACATTTGTCGATCAGTATAGTTTCACCGAACCATCAAACATACCGAGCAGTAAAGAGGGTTGGCGGCGGTGTTACCGCTCGGTAAAGGAGTTTACAGCTCCCCTTTACCGCCCACTCCACTCACCCTAAGTTAACTGAATTTATTTAAATCCTCCCACCAGAAGATATTGGTGTGCTTAATAGATATATAGTAATGAAATGAAACTTACATATTGTGACGGGACTACCAAAAAGCAATTAAATCATTCCTTTCACTGTCATTCTTTTTATTATGATGGCCCCATACTTTTTTAGCTTAGATCCATAATCAAATTTACCATGTCCTTTTCAATGTTATCATCTCTTCCCACTTTTAACAGTGATATTATATACCAATAAAAAAAGACGGTGTCCAATTTCGAATCAAACTGATACATGAATTTAACTTTTGTATATTAAAAAATGTGATGTGATGGTTTCGGGTAGACGACACTTTTTTATGAGAACGCATATTAAAAATGGTTTGCATAGTACGTGCATTTAtaaaccacttgtaaaaattaaACGacttaagtttgtttgttttattACAATAATTTAGTATTCTATAATAAACTTTGATGTATAAATACACACCCCCACACACATATAGTTACTAACAGGTACATCCACACTACACGATGTGATAATGCCTTTTGCTATGCTACACTTGGTTGTCTTTGAATATAACTAATAACTAATGCATGATCAGTTTCTTTGTTCATTAGACGCATTTTTGATTGGTTATCGTTTTTTTAACagtaaatttcttttatttgtttcGTCTGTGAGACTTAAACCTAAGACCTCtcttgtaagattaaatattattatgtttaatatttaatctatagccattataatcatttacatgatagagatcaaaatatattagaacctattaaataattagttggtaattgttgatggaccatattacccttagtaactaattaggtttcctcctgggtgcttatataaggagagttatgtggaggtttaagggttactcagtttcacaattcacaccccataagccataacatcatcacgaaacctcctctcctaaccgatacccttttcggtttctaagtcaccatcatcagtcagcaccctaaggaggaaccgaatcaagatgacaggcatgtcgaactctctcacgggattctcctctgcactatctgctgtgacaggtatgatttatttgttttccttcatgcacaaacagaactgaaccaacatgtggtatcagagcatatgttgattagtcagttttgttttcgtatccataattctgggattgaaacttggaaaacggaatttttgaAA
The Helianthus annuus cultivar XRQ/B chromosome 6, HanXRQr2.0-SUNRISE, whole genome shotgun sequence genome window above contains:
- the LOC110944368 gene encoding uncharacterized protein LOC110944368, whose amino-acid sequence is MADYFVEDPKYNGDIFRHRFRMSKCLFQKIVSDVEANDSWFQEAFDAHGRKGFTSLQKVTSAIKQLATGSTPDENNEYLHMAERTSRSQNDINVLQQSPLFLTKQNRTVPKCPFYVNNHLYKRGYLLVDGIYPTWSVFVKSIPCPHEVDEKKFKRQHGAARKDVEHAFGVLKSKWGVLSRPMRASSVRKIRNVVYTCIILHNMILKDDGNAIAPVQIWDPLVEPALDDTVLDELMDEDTH